In Streptomyces sp. Li-HN-5-11, the sequence GGTATGGGCAGGTCGGCGCGTTCGATGATCAGGCCTGCTCTATCGCCGCAGTCAACTGGCGGTACTCGAGCGCGCGGCCGGTGAGGCCCGGGCCGGCCGGGGTGCGATGGTGCTGGTGCGGGCGAGCGCGGGGGTGGGGGAAGACCTCCCTGGTGAACGCCTGGGCAGCGGCCGGGCAGTCGCGGGGGATCAGGGTGGTGCGGGGCAGCGGGGGAGAACTTGAGCAGGACTTCGCCTTCTCAGTACTACGGCAGCTGGCCGGGCCGCTGCCGGCCCAGGCCGGTCGTGCCGGGCGGAAGCGGCTGTTGTCGGGCCCCGCGGAGCTGGCGTCGCCGCCCTGCGTGTGGCTGGAGCCGGCGAGGGAGGAGGACTGTCGCCCGAGGCGTCACTGGGCCTGCTTCACGGCCTGTACTGGCTGATGGTGCATGTCGCGGATGACGGACCGGTCGCTCTGGTGGTCGACGACGCGCACTGGGCGGACGGCCCGTCCGTACTGTGGCTGGAGTACCTGACGCGGCGTCTGCGCGGTCTGCCGTTGCCGCTGGTGCTGGCGGCACGAGTGGACAGCGGGACCCAGGCCGAGCCTCTGCTGGAGCAGATCGCCGCCCAGCCGGGCTGCCTGACGGTCGGGCTGCCAACGCTGGGCACCGACAGCGTGGCCCGGCTGATGCGGGCGAGTCTGGGCCAGAACGCCGAACCGCGGTTCGCCGCCGCCTGCGCGGAGGCGACCCAGGGCAATCCCCTGCTGCTGCGCGAGTTACTGCGCTCGTCCCGGTCACCGAACGTCCTCCGGTACGAGCCGCTCGCCTTCGGAACAGGGCGGCGCCCAGGGTTCGTCAAGGTCTGACCGGGTCTGTCACTCCCCCTCGGCGGTCAGCCGGTGACTTCGCAGGACAAAGTCACCGGCTTTCCTGTTTCTGGGGCCTCACAGGACGGCGACGGTCTCCTCGTCGGCGTACCTGAACCCGTCGTTGTCGAAGTAGAAGACGGTGACCTTGACCTTGTCCCCCTTGTCGAAGTGCGAGCCCGCGGCCGGGCGCATGGTCACCAGCGCGACATGGTCGTTGTAGTCGCAGACCAGCTTGTCCTTCTTGACGGTGCCCGCGGCGATGGACTGGTCGTGGGTGCTGTGGTTGAGCGTCTCGGCGTTGGCCACGAGTTCGTGGTCCATGCCGACGTCGCAGGAGTAGGTGACCTTCACCTGCACGCCGGGAGTGTGCAGCGACACCTTGTCGATGGACAGCAGATTGGCCTTGGCAGCCGCCGAAGGCGCGGTCGCCAGGGCGCCGGCACCGATCAGAAGAACGGTGGCCGCGGTTCCGGCGGCGCGCCGGCGCAGGCTGGATGACGTCATCGTGGTTTCTTCCTTCCCCCTTGCGCGGTCGCCCTTGGTCCGAGGCGTGGAGGATTCTCCAACTAAGCGGGCAACTGCGGCAGTTGGTCAATTCGATCCGGATGTTACGTGGTCTTCGGGGGCTTCCGGGAGACGGATTGCCGGGAGCGCGTCGTGAGGAAAGCCGCACTCCGCCGGATGAACCAACCCCGGCTCGGCACCATCGGCAGTGGGGCCGCGGCCCGCGCGTACGGCCCGCCCCCGTGGTTCGGACGGTTCGAATGCTCGGCGGCGGCCGTGGTCAGTGGCCGCCGCTGGGAGCGTCACAGCCCGTGTGGTCCGGGTAGCCGCCGAATGCGTCCGCCTTCGTGGCGACGTGGCTCATCGCGCCCTCGACGCACAGCAGCGGAGAGTCACGGGCGTCGACGAGGAAGCCGACCCCGGCGCTGTCCTGGTACAACTCCATCCCTGAGGCTGGGTAGCCGAGGGCGGTGAGCGCTCTGCGGACGCTCTCCTCGTGGAAGTCGCCGCGCTCGCGCAGCGGTTCGAGCGCGCCCTTGATGCGCTTGACGGCCGCGAGCCCGTCGCAGCGGCTTTGGCCGTGCAGCGGGAACGGCACCCCGAAGCCGTGGTTCTCGGCGTAGTGGTCGGTGGGCGCGGCCGTGGGGTCCGGGCTGTGCGTGGTCGTCCGCGGCGCCGGCGAAGGGCTCTCGCCCGGGCACGGGAAGTCGGCCGGCGTGCTCGGTGTCGTCGTCGGCGTGCCAGGCGTCGCCGCCGCCGTCCGCGAGGGCGCGGCCACGCCGGCGTCCTGCCCCGCCCGCTGTGTTCCGCACCCCGCCACGAGCACGGCCAGCACCGCCATCGGCACCATCCGGCGCCGGACCCCCGTCGTCCTGGTCATCGTCATCCCGTGATCCTCTCGCGCATCCCGCCCGACGTCATGGGTACCGCTCCTCACACGGGGGTCAGGCCTCTCGCACCCAGACGCGGAGCGGCCCGAGCGTCGCGAAGCCGGTGGCGAGCGCGGGCGGGAGATCGTCTCCGTGCTCATAGCCGACCAGGGGAAGGCCCGGGAAACGGTCGGCGGCCGCCGTGATCGCCGATGTCCAGAGGCCGGTGATGTCCCTGTCGTCGACCGCGAAGAGGTTGGAGACGCCGACCACTTCGGCGGTGCGGTTCAGTACGGCGCCCCCGCGGAGGCCCTCACCGTGGTCGGAAAAGGCGAGCACCTGCACGGACGGGTCGTCGAGCAGCGCGGGCCGGAAGACGTCCGGTGTTCCGTCGCCGCCGTGCCAGGCGGCCTGCCAGTCGCGCAGCTGGGCCGGCGTGGAGACCTGCCTGCTGCGCAGAGCCGGCGCTGCGGCGGTTGGGATCCCTGCCGGGCGGTGGATCCACTGGGCGGTGAAGAGCTCGGCGAAGCCGTACGGGACGAGGTCGACGGTGGCGAAACTGTCCTTGACGGAACTTCCCGGTCCAGCCCTGTCGATCTTGGGCAGGAAGTCGGACGGCACCGCGTGCGGATGCAGGGTGACCGCGTCCGGGTAGTACGACGGCGTGCGGCGGGCACTGCACCAGGCTCTCGGGCCGACGGCGTTCGGTATGGCGTGGGAGCGGCACACCGAGGCGCACCAGTGCGCGTTGTTCCGGGCAGCTGCGGCAAGGAGGCGGGGCGTCTCGTCCGTGGTCACCCGGGAAGGGTGACACCGCGGCGGGGCCGGCCGCCTGCCGTTTCCGTTCGCCCCTCGCGGCTTCGCGGCCGGCCAGGAGCGCGGTGCGCTACGACGACGACCGCGTCACCAGCTCCGTCGGGAGCACCGCGTGCCGGCGTTCCAGGCCGCGTGAGACTGCCGGGCGGCGGTCGGCGATCTCCGTGAGGAGGAGGTCGATCATCGCGCGGCCCATCCCCTCGATGGGCTGGCGGACGCTGGTCAGCGGCGGGTCCATGTGGCGGGCTATGGCCGAGTCGTCGTAGCCGACCAGGGCGACGTCGTCGGGAATGCGGCGGCCGGCCTCCCGCAGCACCTGGCGGGCGCCGAACGCCGTCACGTCCGAGGCCGCGAAGACCGCGTCCACGTCGGGGCGGCGCTCCAGCAGTCGGGTCATCGCGCTGCGGCCGCCCTCCTCGGTGAAGTCGCTCTCCTCGATGAGGAGTTCGTCCACTTCGCGGCCGGCGTCCCGCAGCGCGTCCCGGTAGCCGTCGGCGCGGCGCCGGGCGCCGTAGACGTCCATCCGGCCGGTGATGTGGGCGATGGTGCGGCGCCCGCCCGCCAGCAGGTGCTCGACCGCGGAGCGGGCGCCCCCGTAGTTGTCCGCGTCGACCGAGGTCAGCGTCTCGCCCGCCGACCGGGGGCCGCTGATCACCGCCGGGATCTCCAACTGGGCGAGCATGTCGGGCAGTGGGTCGTCCGCGTGCACCGAGACCAGCAGGACGCCGTCCACCCGGTGCGCCGCCAGGTACTGGGCCAGCCGCTGCCGCTCCCGGTCACTGCCGGCGAAGATCAGCAGCAGCTGCATCTCCGTGTCCGCCAGCCCGGCTCCGACACCGCGCAGCATGTCCGAGAAGTACGGCTCGGCGAAGAAGCGGGTCTCCGGTTCGGGGACGACGAGGGCGATCGCGTCGGTGCGGTTGGCGGCCAGGGCGCGGGCCGCGGTGTTGGGGACGTAGCCGAGTTCGGCGACCGCCGCCTCGACCGCGGCGCGGGTCGCGTCGCTGACCCGGGGCGAGCCGTTGATCACCCGGGAGACGGTGCCACGACCGACGCCGGCCCGCGCGGCGACCTCTTCGAGGGTCGGCCGACCGCCGCTGCGGCTTCGCACCATGGCTCCGCCTTTCCGCCGTAATCCTTCGTCATCCTTGTCCTGGCCTGGAATGTAACAGGTCCGCCGGACAGGCGACCGCCCCCCGGGGCTGCCGCCCCCAGGCCCCCGCCCCCGCCCGGACAGCCTCGTCCTCCGTCGCCGGACTGGCGGGATGCCCCCGCCTTGGCCGGAACGCCGCCGTCCTCACGGCTTAGCTAACAGGCCGATAACTGAACGCATGTCTCACCGCCGACTCCCTTGACACCCCCGCCCGAACAGACGACTCTTCAACACATCACCTGTGGGAGCGCTCCCACGGTACCTGGCACATACACAACCCGCACGTTCCCCGCCCGAGCCGCAGCGAGAACACAACGGGCCCAACCATGCAGTTGGCCGGGGGGTCGGCACGTCAGGGCAACAGGAGGACGCAATGCGAGCACGTTTCCGTACCGCCCGCAAGGCGGTGGTCCTGGCGGCAGCCGCGTCGCTGGGCGCCGGCCTGCTGGCCGGCTGCGCCAACGACAGCGGAGACAAGTCCGGCTCGACGGACGGCGGCGGCAGTGGCGGCAAGACGACGATCACGCTGGGCCTCTTCGGCACCCAGGGCTTCAAGGAGGCCGGGCTCTACACCGAGTACGAGAAGCTCCACCCGAACATCAAGATCCAGGAAACCGTCGTCGAGCAGAACGGGAACTACTACCCGGCGCTCGTCAACCACCTCACGACCAACAGCGGTCTGCAGGACATCCAGGCCGTCGAGGTCGGCAACATAGCCGAGGTCACCCAGACCTTCGCGAGCAAGCTCGTGGACTTCTCCAAGGTTTCCGGCGTGAACAAGAGCGACTGGCTGGGCTGGAAGTGGCAGCAGGCCACCACCAAGGACGGCCAGACGATCGGCCTCGGCACCGACATCGGCCCGATGGCGATCTGCTACCGCAAGGACCTGTTCCAGCAGGCCGGCCTGCCCACCGACCGCGACAAGGTCGGGCAGCTGTGGACGGGCGACTGGAACAAGCTCGTCGCGGCCGGCGAGACGTACAAGAAGAAGGCACCCGCGGGCACCTACTTCATGGACTCGCCCGGTGGTCTGCTCAACGCGATCATCAGCAGTAACCAGGAGAAGTTCTACGACTCCTCCGGCAAGGTCATTTACAAGTCGAACCCGGCCATCAAGTCCGCCTTCGACCTGACCGCGAAGGCCGCGCAGGAGGGACTGGTCCAGCCGCAGACGCAGTTCCAGCCGTCCTGGAACTCCACGATCGCCAACAACAAGTTCGCCGCCATCGCCTGTCCGCCGTGGATGCTCGGCTACCTCAAGGGCCAGTCGAAGCCGGACGCCGCCGGCAAGTGGGACGTGGCCGCCGCGCCCAAGGCCGGCAACTGGGGCGGCACCTTCCTGACCGTTCCCAAGAGCGGCAAGCACGTCACCGAGGCCGAGAAGCTGGCCCAGTGGCTGACCGCGCCCGCCCAGCTGGCCAAGCTGTTCAGCGTCCAGGGCAGCTTCCCGAGCACCCCGGGCTCCTACTCGATGCCCCTGGTGACCAACGCGAAGAACGCCATGACGGCCGACGCGCCCATCGGCAAGATCTTCGCCGACGCCGCCAAGTCCATCCCGGCCCAGGTCATCGGTCCGAAGGATCAGATCGTCCAGGACGGTCTGACCAACAACGGCGTCATCCTGGTCACGAAGGGCAAGTCGGCGGCCGACGCCTGGGCGACCGCGACCAAGACCATCGACAACAACCTGGACAAGTGACCGGCATGGCCACCCAGCACGACGCCGCCGCGCCCCCCGCGAAGGAGGGGGGCGCGGCCCCGGCCCGCCCGCCCGCCGAGCCCACGGAGGCGGAGCTGCGGCGCCGCGCCCGCCTCTCGCGCCGCTGGCAGCGGGACCTCAAGTGGAGCCCGTACGGGTTCATCTCCCCGTTCTTCCTCCTCTTCGTCGCCTTCGGCCTGTTCCCGCTGGTCTACACCGCGTGGGCCTCGCTGCACACGGTGGAGCTGACCGCGCCCACCGACATGCAGTGGACGGGCCTGCACAACTACACGCGGATCTTCGACGACGACTTCTTCTGGAACGCGGCCCGCAACACGCTGACCATCGGCATCATCTCCACGGTTCCGCAGTTGGCGATGGCGATGGGCCTCGCGCACATCCTCAACTACAAGCTGCGGGCGTCGACCTTCTACCGGGTCGTGATGCTGGCGCCGTACGCGACGTCGATCGCCGCCGCCTCGCTGGTGTTCGTGCTGCTCTTCGGCCGCGACTACGGCATGATCAACTGGGCGCTGCACCACGTCGGCGTCGGCAAGATCGACTGGCAGAACGACAAGTGGCCGTCGCAGATCGCGGTGTCGTCCATCATCATCTGGCGCTGGACCGGGTACAACGCGCTGATCTACCTGGCGGCGATGCAGGCGATCCCGCAGGACCTGTACGAGTCGGCGGCCCTGGACGGCGCGAACCGCTGGCGGCAGTTCATCCATGTGACGCTGCCCCAGCTGCGGCCGACGATCCTGTTCACCTGTGTGGTCTCGACGATCGGGGCGAGCCAGGTGTTCGGCGAGCCGCTGATCTTCGACGCGAACAAGGCCGCGTCGGGCGGCGCGGAGCACCAGTTCCAGACGCTCGGCCTGTACCTGTACGAGCAGGGCTGGGTGAACCAGCACCTGGGCCGCGCCTCCGCGATCGCGTGGACGATGTTCCTGATCCTCATCGTGATCGGGATCGTCAACTACGTCATCTCGCGCCGGCTGCGCGCCAGTAGTTAGGAGACCCGGCCGTGACGACGACCCTGACCACCCCCGCCGACGCCGCCCCGCCCGAAGCGAAGCGCGTACGGCGGCCGAAGGCGGCCCGCGCGGGCGGGCAGATGCACGCGGGCCCCATCGCCTACACCATCCTCGTGCTGTTCTCCATCGGTTCGCTGTTCCCGCTGGTGTGGACGGCGATCGCCGCCTCCCGCACCAACAACCGGCTGGCGCAGACGCCCCCACCGTTCTGGTTCGGCGGGAACCTCTTCCACAACCTGGACGTGGCCTGGAACGACGCCAATCTGGGCAAGGCCTTCGTCAACACGACGATCGTCGCCGGGATCTCGTCGCTGACCGTCGTCTTCCTGTCGACGATCGCCGGGTTCGCCTTCGCCAAGCTGCGCTTCAGGGGCCGCAACATCCTGATGCTGATGGTGATCGGCACGATGATGGTGCCGCCGCAGCTGAGCATCATCCCGCTGTACATGATGGTCGCCAAGCTGAACTGGGCGGACCAGCTGCAGGCGGTCATCTTCCCGTCGCTGGTGAGCGCGTTCGGTGTGTTCTTCATGCGGCAGTACCTCCTGCAGGCGCTGCCGGACGAGATCATCGAGGCGGCCAGGGTGGACGGCGCGAGCAGCTGGCGCGTGGTGTGGCACGTGGTGTTCCCGGCGGCGCGCCCCGCGATGGCGGTGCTCGGCATGCTGATGTTCGTGCAGTCGTGGAACGACTTCCTGTGGCCGTTCCTGGTCCTGACGCAGAACGGCAACCCGACCGTGCAGGTCGCCCTCGCGGGACTGGGCCGCGGCTACACTCCCGACCAGTCCCTGATCATGGGGGGCGCGCTGCTGGGTACGCTGCCGCTGCTGCTGGTCTTCGCGATCTTCGGCAAGCAGATCGTGGGCGGCATCATGCAGGGCGCGGTCAAGGGCTGACCCGCGCGGCGTACGCCTTCGTATGCCTTCGTGCGTACGCCGGGTGCCGCCCGGCGTGCGGGCCCGGTTGCCTCGCCCGCCTGTTCCACCCCGGCGCGCGCCCCGGTGCGCGTTCGCGTGCCTCGTGCGCCGCCGGGGCCGGGTCACCGCCGCCCCGGCCCCGCAGCCCCACTTCCCTCTCCCCTCCCCCACCCGTCAGCCTTCCCGACCTCCCATGGGAGCGCTTCCATGCCTGAGTCCGCACAGCCGGTGACCCCGGTGACCTTCCCTCCCGCCTTCCTCTGGGGCGCGGCGACCTCCGCCTATCAGATCGAGGGGGCGGTGCGGGAAGACGGCCGCACCCCCTCGATCTGGGACACCTTCAGCCATACGCCGGGCAGGACCGCCGGCGGCGAGACCGGTGACATCGCTGTCGACCACTACCACCGCTACCGCGAGGACGTGGCCCTGATGGCGGAGCTGGGCCTGAACGCCTACCGCTTCTCCGTCTCCTGGCCGCGCGTGCAGCCGACCGGCCGTGGCCCCGCGGTCCAGGTCGGCCTGGACTTCTACCGCCGCCTGGTCGACGAACTGCTCGCGCACGGCATCAAGCCGGCGGTCACCCTCTACCACTGGGATCTGCCGCAGGAGCTGGAGGACGCGGGCGGCTGGCCGGAGCGGGACACCGCGTTCCGGTTCGCCGAGTACGCGCAGATCGTGGGCGAGGCCCTCGGCGACCGGGTGGAGCAGTGGATCACGCTCAACGAGCCGTGGTGCAGCGCCTTCCTGGGCTACGGCTCCGGGGTGCACGCGCCGGGCCGCACCGAGCCCCCGGCCTCGCTGCGCGCGGCCCACCACCTGAACCTGGCGCACGGGCTGGGCGCGCAGGCGCTTCGGTCGGTGATGCCCTCCCGCAACCAGGTCGCCGTGAGTCTCAACTCCTCCGTGGTCCGCACGGTGTCCCAGTCTCCGGCGGACCTGGCGGCGGCCCAGAAGATCGACGACCTGGCCAACGGCGTCTTCCACGGTCCGATGCTGCACGGCGCGTACCCGGAGACACTGCTGGCGGCGACCTCGTCGATCACCGACTGGTCGTACGTCCTCGACGGCGATCTGGAGCGCATCAACCAGCCGCTGGACGCGCTCGGCCTCAACTACTACACGCCGGCGCTGGTGTCGGCGGCGGACGCGGCCCCGAAGGGCCCGCGCGCGGACGGTCACGGGGCGAGCTCCCACTCGCCGTGGCCGGGCGCGGACGACGTGGCGTTCCACCAGACACCGGGCGACCGCACGGAGATGGGCTGGACCGTCGACCCGACCGGCCTGCACGAGCTGATCACGCGCTACACGCGGGAGGCGCCCGGGCTGCCGCTGTACGTGACCGAGAACGGCGCGGCCTACGACGACAAGGTGGAATCCGACGGCCGCGTCCACGACCCGGAGCGCATCGCCTACCTGCACAGCCACCTCTCGGCGGTCCGCCAGGCCATCACGGACGGCGCGGACGTCCGCGGCTACTACCTGTGGTCGCTGATGGACAACTTCGAGTGGTCCTACGGCTACGGCAAGCGGTTCGGCGCGGTCTACGTCGACTACGCCAGCCTCACCCGGACCCCCAAGTCCAGTGCCCACTGGTACGGGAGGGCGGCCCGCACCGGGGAGCTGCCCCCGGTGGACGCCGTCTGACAAAGCCATTGCGAAGGGGGATGCGCGGGGCGCGGCACGCGGGACGCGGAGGGGAGTGCCGCGCCCCACGGACCGCGCGCCCCGGCCGGCGGTGGGTGACCGGCCGGGGCGCGCTCGCTCCCCCGTTTTCCGTGGTGGCCGTGGTGCGACAGCGGCCGTGGTGCGACGGCTGCCGTGGTGGGGCAGTGACCGTGGTGCGACGGCTGCCGTGGTGGGGCAGTGGCCGTGGTGCGACGGCTGCCGTGGTGCGGCGCGCGGCTCAGCCGACGGCGCCGAAAGCCCTGGAGAAGGCGAACTTGTCCTGGGCGATGGAGCTGCAGGTCGCGTCGGCGGTGGACTTGGGGCCGCCGGGGCAGCTCTGGTCGCGGGCGGCGGACCACATGGACAGCCACCCGAGGCCCTTGGCCCGGGCGAAGTTCACCAGCTGGGTGGCGTCGTCGACCTTGAAGACCTCGGCGGAGACGTCGTTGACGCCGATCATCGGAGTGACGGCGACCGTCTTCCAGGCGGCGCTGTCGGACAGGCCGAGGACGCTCTTGATCTGAGCCTGGGTGGCGGTGGCGGCCTGCTCGGCGTAGTCGCCCATGTCGCCGTTGAACGAGGCGCCGTAGTCCATCGCCATGATGTTGACGGCGGAGATCCTCACGCCGTTGGACTTGGCGTTCGACAGCAGGTTCACGCCGTCCTGGGTGAGACCCTCCGGCAGGACGGGGAGGGTGAAGGAGACGTCCAGGTCCGGGTGCTGCTGCTGGAGCCTGGCGATGGCCTGCGCGCGGCGGGTGTTGGCGGCCGCGTTGGGCAGCGCGGCGCCCTCGACGTCGAAGTCGACCTTGGTGAGCTTGTACTGGTCCACGGCCTCGCCGTACGCCGCCGCCAGCGCGTCCGCGGAGGAGCAGGTGGTCGCCAGCTCCGAGCCCGAGGCGCCGCCGAAGGAGACGCGCACGTCGCCGCCCTTGGCGCGCAGCGCGCCGATCCGGCTCGCGACCCCGTCGCTCCCGAGGTCGGTGACACCGCCCCACTTGGGGGTGCAGCCGCCGCCGTCGGTGATGAAGGCGAGGTTGTAGTTCTTCACGCCGGTCGCGTCGGCGCTCGCCAGCAGGTCGAAGGCGGGGTAGAGGGAGGTGTCGACGTAGGGCGCGAAGCGGGCGGTTGCGGTCGTGCCGCTGCCCGTCCCCGTGCCGGTGCTCTGGGAAGGGGTGGGCGTGGGTGTCGGGGCGGCGGACTGCGAGGGTGTGGGGGACGGCTTCGGGGTGGCCGGTCCGGTGGGCCGGCCGCTGGGCTCGGGGGTGGGGCCGTCGTCCGCGGAACACGAGCCGTTGTCGATACGGCAGCCCGTCGGGTCGCCGGTGCCGTTGACCACGAAGCCGACGGTGACCGACTTG encodes:
- a CDS encoding LacI family DNA-binding transcriptional regulator → MVRSRSGGRPTLEEVAARAGVGRGTVSRVINGSPRVSDATRAAVEAAVAELGYVPNTAARALAANRTDAIALVVPEPETRFFAEPYFSDMLRGVGAGLADTEMQLLLIFAGSDRERQRLAQYLAAHRVDGVLLVSVHADDPLPDMLAQLEIPAVISGPRSAGETLTSVDADNYGGARSAVEHLLAGGRRTIAHITGRMDVYGARRRADGYRDALRDAGREVDELLIEESDFTEEGGRSAMTRLLERRPDVDAVFAASDVTAFGARQVLREAGRRIPDDVALVGYDDSAIARHMDPPLTSVRQPIEGMGRAMIDLLLTEIADRRPAVSRGLERRHAVLPTELVTRSSS
- a CDS encoding extracellular solute-binding protein, producing MRARFRTARKAVVLAAAASLGAGLLAGCANDSGDKSGSTDGGGSGGKTTITLGLFGTQGFKEAGLYTEYEKLHPNIKIQETVVEQNGNYYPALVNHLTTNSGLQDIQAVEVGNIAEVTQTFASKLVDFSKVSGVNKSDWLGWKWQQATTKDGQTIGLGTDIGPMAICYRKDLFQQAGLPTDRDKVGQLWTGDWNKLVAAGETYKKKAPAGTYFMDSPGGLLNAIISSNQEKFYDSSGKVIYKSNPAIKSAFDLTAKAAQEGLVQPQTQFQPSWNSTIANNKFAAIACPPWMLGYLKGQSKPDAAGKWDVAAAPKAGNWGGTFLTVPKSGKHVTEAEKLAQWLTAPAQLAKLFSVQGSFPSTPGSYSMPLVTNAKNAMTADAPIGKIFADAAKSIPAQVIGPKDQIVQDGLTNNGVILVTKGKSAADAWATATKTIDNNLDK
- a CDS encoding sugar ABC transporter permease translates to MATQHDAAAPPAKEGGAAPARPPAEPTEAELRRRARLSRRWQRDLKWSPYGFISPFFLLFVAFGLFPLVYTAWASLHTVELTAPTDMQWTGLHNYTRIFDDDFFWNAARNTLTIGIISTVPQLAMAMGLAHILNYKLRASTFYRVVMLAPYATSIAAASLVFVLLFGRDYGMINWALHHVGVGKIDWQNDKWPSQIAVSSIIIWRWTGYNALIYLAAMQAIPQDLYESAALDGANRWRQFIHVTLPQLRPTILFTCVVSTIGASQVFGEPLIFDANKAASGGAEHQFQTLGLYLYEQGWVNQHLGRASAIAWTMFLILIVIGIVNYVISRRLRASS
- a CDS encoding carbohydrate ABC transporter permease, with the translated sequence MTTTLTTPADAAPPEAKRVRRPKAARAGGQMHAGPIAYTILVLFSIGSLFPLVWTAIAASRTNNRLAQTPPPFWFGGNLFHNLDVAWNDANLGKAFVNTTIVAGISSLTVVFLSTIAGFAFAKLRFRGRNILMLMVIGTMMVPPQLSIIPLYMMVAKLNWADQLQAVIFPSLVSAFGVFFMRQYLLQALPDEIIEAARVDGASSWRVVWHVVFPAARPAMAVLGMLMFVQSWNDFLWPFLVLTQNGNPTVQVALAGLGRGYTPDQSLIMGGALLGTLPLLLVFAIFGKQIVGGIMQGAVKG
- a CDS encoding GH1 family beta-glucosidase, with the translated sequence MPESAQPVTPVTFPPAFLWGAATSAYQIEGAVREDGRTPSIWDTFSHTPGRTAGGETGDIAVDHYHRYREDVALMAELGLNAYRFSVSWPRVQPTGRGPAVQVGLDFYRRLVDELLAHGIKPAVTLYHWDLPQELEDAGGWPERDTAFRFAEYAQIVGEALGDRVEQWITLNEPWCSAFLGYGSGVHAPGRTEPPASLRAAHHLNLAHGLGAQALRSVMPSRNQVAVSLNSSVVRTVSQSPADLAAAQKIDDLANGVFHGPMLHGAYPETLLAATSSITDWSYVLDGDLERINQPLDALGLNYYTPALVSAADAAPKGPRADGHGASSHSPWPGADDVAFHQTPGDRTEMGWTVDPTGLHELITRYTREAPGLPLYVTENGAAYDDKVESDGRVHDPERIAYLHSHLSAVRQAITDGADVRGYYLWSLMDNFEWSYGYGKRFGAVYVDYASLTRTPKSSAHWYGRAARTGELPPVDAV
- a CDS encoding cellulose binding domain-containing protein produces the protein MSTHRRKVSGRNKAIGALVAAAVAGGGAIVFTGIAQAAGVGAAYTRTSQWSTGYTAQYVVTNNSGQQEKDWTLEFDLPAGAKLSSLWDGEASVSGQHVTVKPATWDTAGLAPGKSVTVGFVVNGTGDPTGCRIDNGSCSADDGPTPEPSGRPTGPATPKPSPTPSQSAAPTPTPTPSQSTGTGTGSGTTATARFAPYVDTSLYPAFDLLASADATGVKNYNLAFITDGGGCTPKWGGVTDLGSDGVASRIGALRAKGGDVRVSFGGASGSELATTCSSADALAAAYGEAVDQYKLTKVDFDVEGAALPNAAANTRRAQAIARLQQQHPDLDVSFTLPVLPEGLTQDGVNLLSNAKSNGVRISAVNIMAMDYGASFNGDMGDYAEQAATATQAQIKSVLGLSDSAAWKTVAVTPMIGVNDVSAEVFKVDDATQLVNFARAKGLGWLSMWSAARDQSCPGGPKSTADATCSSIAQDKFAFSRAFGAVG